The genomic window TCTGCCGACGGCTGCTCGACTCTCGATCGCGCGTCAGCTCATCAGGCCGCTCTGATACGCCAGGACAACGGCCTGGGTTCGGTCTCGGGAACCGGTCTTGGCGATCACGTGCGCGACATGGGTGCGGGTGGTCGCCGCACTGATGAACAGTTCGGCGCTGATCTCGGCGTTGGAACGGCCGAGTGCCATGAGCACCAGCACTTCTCGTTCTCTGGCGGTCAGGGCCGAGAGCGTGGCCGGTGCGGTAGCCGCGCGGGGTCCGGCGCGGCGCAGGGCGCCCAGGACGCTGCCGACAATGGCGGGATCGAGCCAGCCGTCGCCTGCGGCGCAGCGGCGGATGGCTTCGACGAGATCGGCTGGGGCCGCGTGTTTGAGCAGGAAGCCGCTCGCGCCCGCGGCGAGTGCCTCCTGGACGGCGGTGTCTTCGTGAAAAGTGGTGAGCACCAGGACGGCCGGTGCGTCCGGGGTGGCGGTGATCGCCCTGGTGGCTCCGACACCGTCCAGGATCGGCATCCGCAGATCCATCAGGACTACTTGGGGTGCAAGGGTTTTCACCGCATCCACGGCAGCGGCGCCGTCACCGACCTCGCCAACTACCTCGATGTCCGGCGCTGCGCCGAGCAACATGACGCAGCCCGCGCGCACCAGCGCCTCGTCCTCGGCGACGAGCACGGTGATCGTCACGGCACCTCTATCGATGTGTGAGCGGGCAGCGTCGCGTGGACGCACCAGCCGTCGTCGTCCGGTCCGCCGGTCAACGTGCCGCCCAAAGCGTCGAGGCGTTCCCGGAGGCCGCGCAGCCCGGTGCCGGACGACAGTGCCGCGGCAGCAGGCGTCGGGTGGCCGCCGGTACTGCGGACGGTGAGGTCGAGGGTGTCGTCGGTCCAGGCGATGCCGAGCGTGACCGTCGCGCCGCGGCCCGCGTGTTTGGTGACGTTGGTCAGCGCCTCCTGGACAAACCGATAGGCCGCGAGGTCGGCATCTGGGGCAAGTGGTCGCGGCGTGCCGGTGACGTCGACGCGCACGTGCAAGCCTGCGCGGCAGGCGGTTTCGAGCAGCCGCTCGATATCGGCGAACCTGGCCGGAGGTGCGTCGGCGGGATCGGGTGAGCGCAGCAGTCCGAGCATGGAATGCAGTTCGGTCATGGCCTGGGTACCCGCCTGCTCGATCACCTCGAGCGCCTGCCGCACACGGGGATCGGCGCCGGTGGCGAGCGCTCGGGCTGCCCCTGCGTGCAGGATCATGCCCGCCACCGCGCCCGTGACACTGTCGTGCAGTTCGTGTGCGAGTCGCAATCGCTGTGCGGCCAGCGCTTTTTCGGCCTCGGCGGCCAGGCGTTGCCGTTCGGCACGCGCGTGCTGTTCCCGCGCGTGGGCCAACCTGCCGAGGCCCCAAGCAATGGACAGAATGATCGCCCACGCCGCCGCGGCGGCGGCGAAGTCGCGCAATTGGGTCCCGGAGGGGACGGATTGCACGGATCGGTAGCTGAACAGGCCGAGCGGCAGAGCGGAGGCGACGAGGACGAGCCGGGCGGTAGAGCCGGGTACCCGGCTCGCCACCGCGTAGGCTGCCACGAGCAGGTAGGCGGCCGGATAATATTCCGGGACAACCAGATTGACGCTGGTGTAGAGCCAAACCACTACCCATACCCCCAGCGGGAACCGGTGCCGCAGCAGCAGCGCCACGCATAGACCGGTGGCGAGGGTGGGCACCGCCCACAGTGGCAGCGTTCCGCCGCCGGTCAGCTCCCGGTCCCCGCCCCAGAAGGCCAGATCCACGGCGCCGGTGACGAGCACCAGTGCCGCGTCGGCGACCCGGCGATGCAGGGCGGGCGACCGCCGCGGCTCGGTCACCGCACCGAGAGCTTCCTCGGTCGGTGGATCGGGTCCTGCCGTGGGTCCAGTGGACCCGCGAGCGGCGGCTGCTCCGCGCGGGCCGCCGCGACCCGCCACTGTCCGCCGCGTCATGGGCAGCAGTTTCCCACGAATCACGCCGACGGGTCGGCGGTTCTCCGCGCTCTCACCTGCCGAGATAGCGTCCTGGGCTAACGGATTCGGCGGGTTCAGCCGCCGCCGAAGAGACGGCGGATGAACCGGATCGGATCGTCCACGGGGATGCCGCCGAGGCCGGGCGGCAGCCCAGCCTCGGCGATCGCTTCCGCCAGCTGGATGTCGGGCGGCGGCGGTACCTCGGCGAGTACCGCGCGTACGGCGGCGACTATCTCGGCGTTGGTGGGTTCCGGGAACGGCTCGAGGCCAAGCGGATCGTCGCGCATCACGATCGGAACTCCCCGCACCGGCGCCGACGAGGCGACAGCGAACTCGAGCAGAACCAGATCCGGAGCCTTGGGAACCACCCGTACCTGCGCGACATCGATAACCTCGGCGATGTCGCGCTCGGCAGCGGACACACCGACCCGCAGTGCCCGCGGCCGGTCTGCGAGCGCCCGGTCCAGCGGCGGATGGACCAGCGCGAACTCCGGTTCGAGCAGCGTTGCCGCGCCGAGCAGTTCACCGGTCGCCCCGGCCTCGCCGACCGCGTACACCACGACCAAGGTCTGCCTCGTCATGCGCAGCAGTGTCGCACGAACGGTGCTGCTACGGCGGGGCGATGAGGGTTCTCATCGCGCTGCGGTAGCCGCGAAACACCGCAGCCGGCCGATTCGCGCGAGTGCCGTGTCCGGCCATTCTTGAGTCGTTCGATTCCCCGGCGATCAGGCCGAATCCGAGAAGGACAGGAACACAATGCTTCAGGATACGGCGTTCACCTTCGCCCACCCCGATTACTACGAACCCTTCGACCGCACCGATCCGGGCAGGCGATACAACCCGACCCGGCGACCAGCGGGCTGGACCCGCCGCGAGTCCGATGTGTGGACCCACTGGACGCCACCGAACGCCGAACTGCCCGAACAGGGCTGGAAGGTGCACGTGTCAAGTGCGCTCGGTTTCGCGCAGCAGGTGCTCGATGTGGTGAGCACCGCGTGCGTGGAACTGGGGGTCTCGTTCAAGCACCTCACCGGCAGGCAGTACTTCCTCTGGATGCACGGCAAGCACGGCAGCCGAGTACAGAGCGGCAAGTTCTGCGCCCTTTATCCGCCGACACCGCAGCTGGCGTACGCCCTGCTCGAACGGCTGGAACGCGAATTGTCCGGTATCGCAGGGCCGTACGTGCTCACCGACCGGCGATTCGGGTCGTCGCGGTGCGTGTCCTACCGCTACGGCGCGTTCCGCCCGCGGCACCGGCTGCAATCCGACGGCACCCGGCTGCCGACCATGCTGGCCCTCGATGGCACCGAGGTCCCCGACGAGCGCCGCCCCGGATTCCTGCTGCCCGACGGCATCGCGGATCCGTTCGGCCCGGTTCCCGAGTCGGACGGCGGCGATGAAGTGAGCTTCCACGGCTACACCTTCGAGAGCGTGCTGCAGCCAAGCAACGCCGGCGGCGCTTACCGGGCTAGCCGCGCCGACGGCAGTGCCGTCTTCGTGAAAGAGGCTCGGGCGCACAACGGTTACGCCGGCGACCAGGACGCATGCGAACGGCTCGAGCGCGAGTATTTGACGCTGCGTGCGCTGCACGCCGCCGCACCCACGCTGGCCCCGGAACCGCTCGAACTGTTCACCGAGTGGGAGCACACCTTCCTCGTCACCGAGTTCGTGCCCGGCCGCACACTCAGCAAGTGGATGGTCGCGACGAATCCGCTGATCCACGCCGGGCAGGACGCGGCGGTGTTCGCCGCCTACTACGGGCGGTGCACGCACATTCTCGATCAGCTCGCCGCGCAGCTGGCCACCCTGCACGAGCTCGGCTACGCCTTCGTCGACCTCTCGCCGGGCAATGTCCTGGTCGACGACAACGACACGGTGCGGCTCATCGACTTCGAGGCCACCCAGCCCATCGACCACCCGCTCGGCCTACTCGGCACCCCCGGCTACGAACCGCCGGAATCGCGGGCGCCCGGCGCGCGGGCGAAGATCGATCCGCTGCACGTCGACGCCTACGGTTTGACCGCGCTCGCGCAGCTGTTGATCTTCCCCATGCACGAGGCCGCCCGGCGCAGCCCGGAAACGCTGGACCATCTGTATGCGGATCTGGCCGAATTGTGCCCGCCGCCAACGAATTTGTGGAATGCCGTGGTGCGCTCTCGGCCAATGCCGGACGCGCTGCGCCTGCCAACGCCCGCCCAGGTGCGCTCCGCACCGGAGGATGCGGTGCGCTCGCTGCGCGACCGCACGGCCGACGCATTGGAACGCATGGCCGATCTCGACAATCCGCGCTGGATGTATCCGACTGCGCCGGACGGACATCGGTCCAACACCCGGTGCGTGGCCTACGGCACCGCGGGCGTGCTGCACGCGCTGCGAGCCGCAGGCCGCGAGATCGACCCGCGCGTGGTCGAGCGACTGCGCGCCGTCGCCCTGCGCGACCGGCAGACGACCGGGCCGGGGCTGTTGTTCGGCAATGCCGGAATCGCCTGGGTCCTGGATGATCTCGGTGACCGCGACGCGGCGATGACGCTGCTCGCCGCGGCAACCGGTCACCGGCTCGCGACCGAGGCGGCCGGTTGGGGTGGAGGTGCGGCGGGGGTCGCCATGACCCACCTGTCGTTCTTCCAGCGCACCGGCGACCCGGGCCATCTCGACCAGGCGCAGCGGCTGCTCGACGCGCTGCCCGACGGCGATGCGCTGATGCCCTTGCTCGGCCAGGATCATCCGTCCGGACTCGTGCACGGACGGCCCGGCGTCGCGCTGGCACTGTACTACCTGTCTGTGTTCACCGGCGCGGACGAGCCGTTCGAGCGCGGGCTACGGCTGTTGCGCGAGGAACTCGTGCATGCCGAGCCGATACCGGTCGCCGCCTTGGGTTTTCGGGTCTCGGCCACCGACCGGCGCAATATGCCGTACCTGGCGTGTGGAAGCGCGGGCTACGTCCACGTGCTTTCGCGCTACCTCGGCCGCAGGCCCGACCCGGAACTCACCGCGCTGCTGCGGACTTGCGTTCGCGCCGTGGGCATCCGGTTCACCGCGGCCCCGGGGCTGTTCCAGGGACAGGCCGGTTTGACACTCGTGCACGCCGACGTGGCCGCCCGTTTCCCGGACGAAAACTTCCTGTCCGACGCGCCCGCCCGGCCGGCCGCGCTGTTCAAGTACGCGATCGCGGGCGAGACCGGAGTCCGCTGGCTCGGTGGCCATGGGCAGCGGCTCAGTGCCGACCTGGCCACCGGTTCCGCGGGCATCCTGCTCGCCCTCCAGCACGCCACCACCGGCGTCACCGACCCGCTGTTCACGCTCGACCACTGCCTCGAACCCGCCGCCGATCGACTCGGCAGGCCCGGGCGGTTGCACGTCCAGCAGTGAACGGCCGACAGACCATCCGACCACGAGACCACGAAAGGAGGTGAACCACATGACCAAGGTCCTGAAGCTTCAGCTGCAGTCCGACCCGGAACTCGGCGACGACGCACCGCTCAGCTCGTACAGCGAGCACCACTGCAACCAGGAGGAGGTGGCGGTCTGAGCCACGACAACGACCACGAAGCGAGAGGAGGTGAATGACATGACGAAGGTTTTGAAGCTGCAGCTGCAGTCCGACCCGGAGCTCGGCGACGACGCGCCGATGAGCTCCTACAGCGAGCACCACTGCGGTGGTGGTGGCGGCGGAGGCGGCTCGGAAGAGGTGCTGTAGTCCGATCAATCGCCGGGCGCGGGCAGCGGCCCGCGCCCGGCGAAGTCCCTTGTACAAGAAGCTGATTCAGAGGAAGCAAGATGGAAAACCAGAACATGGTCGCGCTGGCGGCCATGGATACCGACGACGATCTGATCGACGACGCGCCGATCAGCGTGCTCTCTGTCGTCTACTGCGACGACGCGTATTTCGGGTGACACGATGAGCGCATCAGTCACCGCGGCCGCGCCCGGGGCCGATCTGCGGACCTACCAGGTCGCGCAGGCGGCTTCGACGTTCGGCAGCACCCTTACCGGCACGGCGGTTTCTGTGGTCGCGGTGGTCGGGTTGGCGGCCGGGCCGCACGAGGTGTCGCTCATCGTGGCCGCCGCGATGATTCCGTCGCTGGTGTTCGGTCCGGCGGCCGGTGTGCTGCTGGACCGGGTGAGCAGGCCGCGCCGAATGCTGCTGGCGGCCGACCTGGTCGCCGCGGCGGCGGTGCTGTGCTGTGCGGCGACGATGGCCGTCGGCGTGCTGACCGTGGCTGGACTGGCTGCGCTGTCCGTCGTCCTCGGCGGGGCTCGGGTGGTGATCGAAGGCCTGTACTTCGTCCATCTGACCACGCTCGGGGTCACCGATCTGGCGCGGGCGCGGGCGGGGCTGCAATCGACGACGATGGTGTCGCGATCGGTCGGCGCAGCGATCGCGGGTCCGCTGGTGGCCACGGTCGGCGCGGCGACGATGTTCGTCTGCGACGCGGTCACCTACCTGTTCAGCGCCTACTGCCTGACCCGGCTCACCGCACCCGACCGGCGGGTGACCGAGCGTCGCCACGGCTTCGGCCGCGAATTCCTCGAGGGCGTAAGGGCATTGCGCGGGCATCCGCTGCTCTTCGCGTTGGCGTTGTATCTGCTGGCGGGCGGGGCGGCCTCGGGCGGTGTCGCCGCGCTGCGGGCAGTGTTCTTGCTCGATGAAGTCGCGCTGCCCGTTGCGCTCTACGGGATTCCGGCCGTGGTGGCCACCCTGTTCTCCGCTGCCGGGGCACTGGTGGCGCCGCGCTTGCAGGCCAGGGCAGTGCGAGCGCGAAAGGTGCTGGCGGTCACCGTACTCGGCTGCGCTGTCGGCACCGCCATATTGCCGATGGCTACCGGGCCGACGGCAGCGGTGCTGCTCGCCGCCTGCCTCGGTGCGGCGGTGCCGATGTTTTTCGGTGCGGTGCTCAATATCGCGCTGGTGACGGTCATGGGCGCGGGTGTCGGTGACGGGTACTTCGCGCGCGTCGGCGCTCTGCTGGCCACCGGGACCACGGCGGCGAACCTGCTCGGTGCGGTGGTCGGCGGCATGCTCGGCGAACGATACGGGGCCCGCGCCGGGATCTGGATGTTCGTCGCCATCGATCTGGCCGCATCGCTGGCCTTCCTCCTGATCGTCGGACGCGCTCCGGCAGACGACGATCGCACTGACGAGACGATTGTGCAGGTAGCGCGATGAATGCCGAATATCCCGATGCGCCCGCGTCCGATGTGTGGGATGTCCTGCACGGCTGGCGAATTCCGGATCCGTTCCGACGGCTGGAGGACCTGGACGATCCCGACAGTCAGACCTGGGTAGCCGCCCAGCGGCAGCTGGCCGAACGCTACCTCGCCGCCCTGCCCGGTCAGGAGCGATTGCGGGACGTGTTGCGCGACACCGTCGTTCAGGGTCCTACCAGCTCGCCGGTGAAAACCGGTGGGGCGCGCCGGTTCCGGGTCGGCCGGGCGCATCTCGCGGGCCCGTGGCAGCTACAGGTCGCCGACGGACCCGAGGGCGACTGGCGGACCCTGCTCGACGCGACAACCCTTGGTGCTGGGGCGATCCTGCGGCGCTGGACGCCGTCACCGGACGGCCGCTTCGTGGCCGTGCAGGCGAGTGTGGGCGGATCCGAGGACGCGACCCCGCTCGCGCTGCTCGACGCCGCGACCGGTGCGGTGCTGCGGACATGTGCGCTGACCCGGTACTCGCCGGTGGAATGGCTGGCCGACGGCAGCGGCTACTTCTACGTGCGCCGCCACGGGAACCGTTCCGGCAGTGGCGTATACCGGCATCAGGTGGGGACCGCGATCGACGCCGACGAACTGCTCATCGGCGACGAGAACCCGGTCGGCCGCTACCACTTCACCTTCTGGCACGACCGCTGGCTCGTCGTCACGGGCCGGACCGGCACCAGTCGAACCACCCGCGTGTCGATTACCGATGTGGCCGAAGGCGGTTCGCCGCGGCCGCTCGATCTCGGCGGGCTCTCCTCAGCCGGTGTCGTGGTCGACGGTGTGGGTCGGATCCTGGCGATCTCGACCGCCACGTGCGAGTTCGGGGAGCTGCTCGTCGCCGAACCGGTGCCCTCGGGCGGTTGGGGTCCGTGGCGGGTGCTCGTACCGGCCGACGA from Nocardia iowensis includes these protein-coding regions:
- the lanKC gene encoding class III lanthionine synthetase LanKC, translated to MLQDTAFTFAHPDYYEPFDRTDPGRRYNPTRRPAGWTRRESDVWTHWTPPNAELPEQGWKVHVSSALGFAQQVLDVVSTACVELGVSFKHLTGRQYFLWMHGKHGSRVQSGKFCALYPPTPQLAYALLERLERELSGIAGPYVLTDRRFGSSRCVSYRYGAFRPRHRLQSDGTRLPTMLALDGTEVPDERRPGFLLPDGIADPFGPVPESDGGDEVSFHGYTFESVLQPSNAGGAYRASRADGSAVFVKEARAHNGYAGDQDACERLEREYLTLRALHAAAPTLAPEPLELFTEWEHTFLVTEFVPGRTLSKWMVATNPLIHAGQDAAVFAAYYGRCTHILDQLAAQLATLHELGYAFVDLSPGNVLVDDNDTVRLIDFEATQPIDHPLGLLGTPGYEPPESRAPGARAKIDPLHVDAYGLTALAQLLIFPMHEAARRSPETLDHLYADLAELCPPPTNLWNAVVRSRPMPDALRLPTPAQVRSAPEDAVRSLRDRTADALERMADLDNPRWMYPTAPDGHRSNTRCVAYGTAGVLHALRAAGREIDPRVVERLRAVALRDRQTTGPGLLFGNAGIAWVLDDLGDRDAAMTLLAAATGHRLATEAAGWGGGAAGVAMTHLSFFQRTGDPGHLDQAQRLLDALPDGDALMPLLGQDHPSGLVHGRPGVALALYYLSVFTGADEPFERGLRLLREELVHAEPIPVAALGFRVSATDRRNMPYLACGSAGYVHVLSRYLGRRPDPELTALLRTCVRAVGIRFTAAPGLFQGQAGLTLVHADVAARFPDENFLSDAPARPAALFKYAIAGETGVRWLGGHGQRLSADLATGSAGILLALQHATTGVTDPLFTLDHCLEPAADRLGRPGRLHVQQ
- a CDS encoding response regulator; this translates as MTITVLVAEDEALVRAGCVMLLGAAPDIEVVGEVGDGAAAVDAVKTLAPQVVLMDLRMPILDGVGATRAITATPDAPAVLVLTTFHEDTAVQEALAAGASGFLLKHAAPADLVEAIRRCAAGDGWLDPAIVGSVLGALRRAGPRAATAPATLSALTAREREVLVLMALGRSNAEISAELFISAATTRTHVAHVIAKTGSRDRTQAVVLAYQSGLMS
- a CDS encoding sensor histidine kinase, with translation MTRRTVAGRGGPRGAAAARGSTGPTAGPDPPTEEALGAVTEPRRSPALHRRVADAALVLVTGAVDLAFWGGDRELTGGGTLPLWAVPTLATGLCVALLLRHRFPLGVWVVVWLYTSVNLVVPEYYPAAYLLVAAYAVASRVPGSTARLVLVASALPLGLFSYRSVQSVPSGTQLRDFAAAAAAWAIILSIAWGLGRLAHAREQHARAERQRLAAEAEKALAAQRLRLAHELHDSVTGAVAGMILHAGAARALATGADPRVRQALEVIEQAGTQAMTELHSMLGLLRSPDPADAPPARFADIERLLETACRAGLHVRVDVTGTPRPLAPDADLAAYRFVQEALTNVTKHAGRGATVTLGIAWTDDTLDLTVRSTGGHPTPAAAALSSGTGLRGLRERLDALGGTLTGGPDDDGWCVHATLPAHTSIEVP
- a CDS encoding MFS transporter encodes the protein MSASVTAAAPGADLRTYQVAQAASTFGSTLTGTAVSVVAVVGLAAGPHEVSLIVAAAMIPSLVFGPAAGVLLDRVSRPRRMLLAADLVAAAAVLCCAATMAVGVLTVAGLAALSVVLGGARVVIEGLYFVHLTTLGVTDLARARAGLQSTTMVSRSVGAAIAGPLVATVGAATMFVCDAVTYLFSAYCLTRLTAPDRRVTERRHGFGREFLEGVRALRGHPLLFALALYLLAGGAASGGVAALRAVFLLDEVALPVALYGIPAVVATLFSAAGALVAPRLQARAVRARKVLAVTVLGCAVGTAILPMATGPTAAVLLAACLGAAVPMFFGAVLNIALVTVMGAGVGDGYFARVGALLATGTTAANLLGAVVGGMLGERYGARAGIWMFVAIDLAASLAFLLIVGRAPADDDRTDETIVQVAR